The genomic DNA CCAACAATGCCATTAATCGAACTCGACGAGCCAATCAATGTCGAATTCGACCCGTTATTCAATCCACTCAGTGCTCCATTGGATGCATTGTTCgaaccagctgctgttcctgATGTAGTAGACGTCCGGTCACTGGCCATTATAGTACTCAACGATCCGATAGACGCTATTCTCTCGAGTTCACGAGACGGTCTGGCCAGTGGAGACCTTTCACTGATAGAAGGACGGCCCGATATTGGCGGCAAGCTTGTTTGTATAGTCAAATCAACGACATTCTTTTTACgagacgaggaagaagacgaccCAGACCCGCCGCCTGAAGTATGTGAATGTGGTTTAGTGGCCTGTCTTGCGAACATTTTGGCTTTCGAAAGAGCACTTTCTTTTGGTTTGGATGCAAAtacagctgctgaagccgctgctgctgcggaAATCTTGTTTCTTGCGATACTGGACCTGCTACTTCCCGAGCTACTACCACTATTCCCACTGGCAGCACCTGGGGACGACAAAATCGATGCCGACGGAGTTATTGGCAGTCCGAGTCCTGATCCACCATCTGAATACACATATCCCGAGCTGTTTTCCATGCCGAGATTGACTGAAGTGTTCGGATACTGGCTCACGGTCCCGCCAGAGCCCATACCACCACTAGAACCACTAGTGCCATGAGCTCCGCTATTACCACCCGtgaagttgatgctgttggcAGTAGCATTGAAATTGCCAGCACCGAGCCCATTTATACCACTGTTATTGCTATTGtagttgttattgttattgtaaTGGTagttattgttattgctgctgctgctgttagcGAACCCGGCTGATGTCTTGAGAGTAGCAGCCTTAGCAGCGGCCTCAGACGGACTGCTGTTATTCGGTGAATTGCCCGACTGAATACTTCCCAGCCGCGAAGACGAAGTCATCGATCCCATTGACTGTCTTTTACCAATAACTCCGGGTGACGAAGTGTAACCACCCCCCTGAGGACCCTGAGACCCAAACTGAACGGCACCAGACTGTCCCGAGCCCGCAGTCCCGGTCACAGCTGGCGACGAAGTATCCGATCCAGTTCGCTGCATCCCGACCGGCGACAGCAGCGAGCTCGACGccgatgacgacgacgagttTGTACGTGTCCTTGAATGAGAAAAGCtgttcctcttcatcctcgACCTGCCAAAATGACTGGCCAGCTCTTCGTGATCATCATACCGCTTCACCACCGATTCAAAAACAGCCGGTTATTGGAACATGAGTCGGATATGCAGGGCggtggaccctgcctcCTGCGGCTGGGTGTCAGGTATGTTTCCGAAATCATACGGGTAAATACATGTCCGAGGAATTTGAAATACTCGTCAGGGGGGACCTCGACGGacgaaccgactcgagcgaagcgagaggagcaaccagggtctggggcggagccccagccgccggaggcagacccccgtCCCGTGCGTATCTAGCGGATCTATAAAATACAGGTGGTTCAGGCAGAGTCCGAGTCCGAGGACTGCTCGAGGTCGAAGCGTGGTTCGGTGCCGCTCGTGGAGTGGTAATAGTCGTCGAGGTGTGATTGTTGGAAGATGGAGTGGGATGGTGGGAGTGTGTGGAGGAGTGAGGATGACGAGGGAGATGACGAGGTGGTGTGAACGgtgccattgccattgagGATGATGCCGTTGGCAGCGATGGTCCCGTTGAGTTTGCGATGTTTGAGAGGCGTGTGTGCTTGGTGTTGGTGGCGTGATGACACTTTCCGACGGGCCTGTTCAATGGCCCGCTCGATGTTGACGAAATGGCGGATAAATAATAGTCGGGGATAGGTGGACCGTTCGCCCGACAGCATGAGTGTGGCCAGCTGCGACCGGTCAGGGTCGTCGAGAATGTGCCAGAAATCGACGAGCCGGATTTTTGGCCAGACGGTGACGGTACCAGCAAACTTCTGAAGCCAGATATTGGACCAGTCTTGGTTGTTCAGTTTGGGAAGCAGGTTCAGGTTTCTCAATAGCTGCAGCCATTTCTTGATCTCCAGTTTGACAATGGTTTCAAGAGCACTTCCTAAAAACCCGCCTCGCCATCCTTTTCCTTTTCGTCTCGACACAGGTCGTCCAACAGTCCCTCGTGGTGCATAGAAAAACAGCGATATATGAGGATTCACTTGCGACACAACCGAAAAGTTCACGTTGAAGTATGTATTGAGTGCGTGAATAGGAATATCGGTTCGCAGTGACCCGTCTTTCCATTTGTTTCCAAAGCTATAGGGAACTATTTCACCGGTTCTTGTTTTCATCATTAATACCACTGGGTTGAGAATCCCCggaactgctgctgaggcTAGAAGTGCACTCCAGATAACAGCATGAGGTGAGGTGATATAATTACACAGAATAGCCGGCGAGCTGGGGTCGGCTGGTACCATTGAAATGTTGAGGATTCGTCCAGTTCGTTGGAACGCTTCGAGAAACGTCATACTGCCCATTGTAAACCAGCATGACCGTTGAGCCCAGTCCACGGCATCAAACCTCGCTCCGGTTTTATACCATCGAAAAAACCACGCAGGAAACTTTTCCCAACAAGCAGTTATTTTATCCGCCAGTTCAGGCACTAACAGCTCGTCGAGTTCGGCATTGGTTCTAGTTCCTACAAGAGCAGCTACTAACCCACCTCCACTTGTTCCCGAGATAATTTTGGGTAGTAGTCCATTATCCAACAAAGTTCGAACCACCCCGAAATGACGGTACGAGAAACATGCTCCACCGCTTAAACACAGTGCCGACTTGCCAAAATTCTTGGAAAAATGTTTAAATAGAGTCCGTTTGTTCTGCATGGGGATGAAGGGCGACTCGACAACCACATTTAACGCCGTCACCAGCTCCTTATTATATTCATTAACAGTGTCCTTAGTGCCATAATAGCACTGGCTGTACAAATCACGGCCCTGTGTGCCGGCAAAATTGAACTTTACACATCCTTGAAGTATTGTACACAGTTCCTCAATGTCCTGTAACGGTCCTTTGAGATCATAGTCGGAATCGTCCGAATCTGTCTGTTGAAGACTCTTGAAATAGCTATCACTACTAGCCTGACATTTCTTATTATAGTCTTTCAACTGGCGAACTACCGACATTATTGTTTTCTGGTCGTAATGACCTGATTTAGACTCAGTATGTTTCCATTCCGAGAACCCCAGATGGTCGTCTAATTTAGTCGCTGCCTCGGTCCATTCTTGATATGACCGAGCTTTCCGCAGCTCTTCTCGTAGTTTCCGTCTCTTGCCACGCcaagtaaataaatattcatAACCTGCCACATATCCTCGTACAATTGCATACACAATTGCCAGAAATGTGATCCAGATGCCCACTCCTATCACTATTGGCCATCTGAGAAGAACATGAGAAAGGCCCTGAGACAGTACTTCTGACTCGTCTACTAAAGTACTTGGTTTTGATTTCGGCCGCCGGCCTTTCTTGCGAGGATTCACCTCGCTGTGTACAGGAGCCCAATCGTTCTGAGACGTGATATGAGGAGCTTCACCATCGCTCTGCAAAGCTTTGGAAAACGCTTCCATATGCCGTTGGTTGACGTAGTCTATCGAAAACTGTTCGGCCATGATCCATAAATGTCAGAACATACCCTTCTCGTTCTACAGTCTCCTATCGTTTTACCTCCTAACTCTTGTCTCTAAAATACCTTGTTCGGGTCCACGAAGCCGCTGCTGACGCTGATGCCGATGCCGTACTTATGCTTATTATCTTATCGCACTTCACTTCACTTCACTTGCTGAACCAATCTTGTCTGCACCGTGCTATCCGTTCgtcgtcaaaatcaaaaacaaactctCTATTTCCCTTATTTCTGTCTCTTGCTAATATCACACCCTACCAATATCACAAGATCTCATCTTTAAACCTCGGCCAGCCCCCGTACTTCACCAGCAACTATACCCCTCCTTACCCTGAGCCGCGCACGCCACCCTGCACCTCCGCTGCGACCGTTAATGAGTACCTGCGTCTGAGATGGCCGATCCGggccctgcctccggcggctggggcgctgccccagaccccgttgctcgcttcgctcgttcCTCACGCCACCCAGCATCCTTTGCTTGCCCTACATACTtcactttttctttttccctCTGCTTAAACTATACACGACCTAAACAGGGTACAATTATCTTTGGaggggggactgcctccggcggctggggctccgccccagaccctggttgctcctgcttcgcaggagaatgCCGACCGTATTGACCCTTAAGAGGATGTTAAACCTTCGAAAGAGACCACAGAGCCTACAACCCGCTCATTCACCTGAATTAAGAATATCGTATTAACGGGGTCGCTTACCACTGGCACTTCTCCTGGTCTCCAATTCCTCCCAAAATTCAGGTTCGTAAACTTCTAAAGGGCTCCGTCAAATTTGGATTGCTCAATTACCTATGCTACGGCGTAATAAATTCTGTAGGAGCTCTTCTTTGTCCATATACCAAGATTTCTGCCAGAGTCACGTGACAATCACAGTCGTGAGGATATTTCCGGCTACTAGAATCTCCCAGTGACTTGTTGACCAACTGCCATGCTTTATGACTCCGGAAAATGATATAAACTATGAGAAAAGCTCGAAAAGGCCAGAATTCTCGTCATATTCTCTAAATAAGAATATCGCATTAACGGGGTCATTTACAATGGGTACTTCTCCTGGTCTCCAATTTCCTCCCCAAAAC from Sugiyamaella lignohabitans strain CBS 10342 chromosome D, complete sequence includes the following:
- the TGL5 gene encoding Tgl5p (Bifunctional triacylglycerol lipase and LPA acyltransferase; lipid particle-localized triacylglycerol (TAG) lipase involved in triacylglycerol mobilization; catalyzes acylation of lysophosphatidic acid (LPA); potential Cdc28p substrate; TGL5 has a paralog, TGL4, that arose from the whole genome duplication; GO_component: GO:0016021 - integral component of membrane [Evidence IEA]; GO_component: GO:0005811 - lipid particle [Evidence IEA,IEA]; GO_component: GO:0005811 - lipid particle [Evidence IDA] [PMID 14562095]; GO_component: GO:0005811 - lipid particle [Evidence IDA] [PMID 16135509]; GO_component: GO:0005811 - lipid particle [Evidence IDA] [PMID 24868093]; GO_component: GO:0016020 - membrane [Evidence IEA,IEA]; GO_function: GO:0016787 - hydrolase activity [Evidence IEA]; GO_function: GO:0042171 - lysophosphatidic acid acyltransferase activity [Evidence IDA] [PMID 20016004]; GO_function: GO:0004806 - triglyceride lipase activity [Evidence IEA]; GO_function: GO:0004806 - triglyceride lipase activity [Evidence IDA,IMP] [PMID 16135509]; GO_process: GO:0016042 - lipid catabolic process [Evidence IEA]; GO_process: GO:0006629 - lipid metabolic process [Evidence IEA,IEA]; GO_process: GO:0008152 - metabolic process [Evidence IEA]; GO_process: GO:0030435 - sporulation resulting in formation of a cellular spore [Evidence IEA]; GO_process: GO:0006642 - triglyceride mobilization [Evidence IDA,IMP] [PMID 16135509]), giving the protein MEAFSKALQSDGEAPHITSQNDWAPVHSEVNPRKKGRRPKSKPSTLVDESEVLSQGLSHVLLRWPIVIGVGIWITFLAIVYAIVRGYVAGYEYLFTWRGKRRKLREELRKARSYQEWTEAATKLDDHLGFSEWKHTESKSGHYDQKTIMSVVRQLKDYNKKCQASSDSYFKSLQQTDSDDSDYDLKGPLQDIEELCTILQGCVKFNFAGTQGRDLYSQCYYGTKDTVNEYNKELVTALNVVVESPFIPMQNKRTLFKHFSKNFGKSALCLSGGACFSYRHFGVVRTLLDNGLLPKIISGTSGGGLVAALVGTRTNAELDELLVPELADKITACWEKFPAWFFRWYKTGARFDAVDWAQRSCWFTMGSMTFLEAFQRTGRILNISMVPADPSSPAILCNYITSPHAVIWSALLASAAVPGILNPVVLMMKTRTGEIVPYSFGNKWKDGSLRTDIPIHALNTYFNVNFSVVSQVNPHISLFFYAPRGTVGRPVSRRKGKGWRGGFLGSALETIVKLEIKKWLQLLRNLNLLPKLNNQDWSNIWLQKFAGTVTVWPKIRLVDFWHILDDPDRSQLATLMLSGERSTYPRLLFIRHFVNIERAIEQARRKVSSRHQHQAHTPLKHRKLNGTIAANGIILNGNGTVHTTSSSPSSSSLLHTLPPSHSIFQQSHLDDYYHSTSGTEPRFDLEQSSDSDSA